The DNA window CCCTCCTTGACCTTGCCACCGATCTCCTCGGCCTTGTTGTCCACCTTGTCATCGAACGCCATCAGGAGCCTCCTCAGTCGAGCCGGTTACACCCCCTCCGATACCCGCCCCAGCCCAGTTGAACCCCGCCCCGGTGTAGGCAGCGCCCATCCGCATGATCACCCGACCGCGCCGACACCGTGAACCAGCTGGTCCGGCCGGCGCTGAGTGCTGCCCGACCACGCTGCTGAGAGCACTGGACACCGGCCGGTCCGGCTGGTGCTGAGTGCTGCCCGACCACGCGGATTTTCCTGCGTGGGCTACGGCTCGGCCGGTGCTCGGAGCGGATCTTGGAGAGTTGGGCACGCGGCGCGAGGTGCGCGGCGCGAGGCAGGCGGCGCGAGGTGCGCGGCGCGAGGCAGGCGGCGCGAGGTGCGCGGCACGAGGCAGGCGGCGCGAGGTGCGCGGCACGAGGTACGGGGCGCGGGGCGGCGAGGGTCAGGGGAGGGTGGTCAGGCGTTCGCGGCGGCCGTGGGAGAGGGCGCTGTGGTGGTCGTCGCCCGGGTGGCTGTCCGGGTCTACGTGAACCGTGGCGCCCGTCAACCGCGGGACACGATGGGTGAGCTGGTGCTCGGCGTCGGCGGCTATCTCGTGGGCGGCCATCAGGCTGAGCCGGGCGTCGACCACGATGCCGGCCTCGGCGTGCAGGTGGTGACCGATCCAGCGCAGCCGCAGCCCGGACACCCCGCGGATGCCGGTGATCGAGCGCAGTGCGCGTTCCGCCTGGTCGACGAGGGCCGGATCGACCCGGTCCATGAGCCGGTGGTAGACCTCGCGCGCCGCGTCCTTGAGGACGAGAATGATCGCCACGGTGATCGCCAGGCCGATGGCCGGGTCGGCCCAGCTCCAGCCGAGCCAGGCGCCGCCGGCCGCGAGGACCACGGCGAGTGAGGTGAACCCGTCGGTGCGGGCGTGCAGCCCGTCGGCGACCAGGGCGGCCGAGCCGATGCGGCGGCCCACCGTGATCCGGTAGCGGGCGACGACCTCGTTGCCGGCGAAGCCGACCAGGCCGGCGGCGGCGACCCAGGGCAGATGCGTGACGGTACGGGGATCGAGCAACCGGTCCACGGCGAACCACGCGGAGGTCACCGCCGACGCCGCGATCACGGCCACGATGAGGACACCGGCAAGGTCTTCGGCACGACCGTACCCATAGGTGTATGCCCTGGTGGCGGCCCGCCGCCCCAGCCAGAACGCGATGGCCAGCGGAACGGCGGTGAGCGCGTCGGCGACGTTGTGCACGGTGTCGCCGAGCAGCGCGACCGAGCCGGAGAGCGCGACGATCAGCGCCTGCAGTCCCGCCGTCACGCCGAGCCCGGCCAGCGAGATCCATAGCGCGCGGAGGCCCTCCCGGGACGACTCCAGGGCGTTGTCGACCTTGTCGGCGGTGTCGTGGGAGTGCGGCGTCAGCAGATGCCGCAGCCGATGATGCGCCGAGTGATCATGCTCGTGGTGGTCCACGGCACACACGATAGGCCGTCATGCACCGGTGCGACAACGTTGCAAACGCCAATGACCTGCAGAAACGCACCGTTGGCGCGCGAGCCGGTCCCGCCTGAGCCGACAGGTAAGCCGGCGGTGAGTCAGGCTCCGGCGCGCGAGCGCGTGCCCGCCTGACCCGGCCTGGTGAGTCAGGGCGAGATCGCGTGCCTGGTCAGCAGGGTCACCCGGAGATGGTGGAAAGAGCCGGTCTCCGCGACCGTGTAGTGCTCGCTGACGTAAGCCCGCGCACCGGCCCGCAGTCGCCCCAGCGGGCCGGTGCGCGGGTTCGCCTCGACCAGCCAGAAACGGTCGACGCCGGTGAGCGCGGCCTCCGGGTCGGCGGCCAGGTCGTGCTCCCACCACCAGTCGCCGTGGCGTGTCACCCGGCTGTAGACCTCGCCCGGGTCGGTGCCCGGCAGGCGGCTGAACTCGTAGGAGAACCCCCGGTGCAACCGCACGTAACCGGTGTACGCGACACGGTCCCCGGGCTGGAGCCGCTCGTCGAGCCAGCGGGCGGCGTCCTTCCACGCGTATTCGTCCTCGACGGCGTTCGACCGTACGAAACGTTGCTGGGGGAGGCCCGTCGCGACAAGCGCGAGCGCGGCGCAGACGCCCGCCGCGACGAGCGCGCGCCGGGTGGTGAAGATCCGGCGCAGCGCCCATGCCGCCGCGAGCAGCCACGCGGGGACGGTGAACAGGAAGTAGCGGTGGTAGAAGAGGCCGAGGACGTCGAAGCTCAGGTAGGCGAGGACCGGTGGCAGCAGCGTCCAGAGCAGCAGGGTGGTCGCCGCAGTTCGGTTGCTCGTGAGGAGGAGTCCGATGCCGATCAGCCCGGAGATCAGCACGAGCGCGGCCACCGGTCCGCTGACGAACACCTCGCCGGGGAACGCGCGCAGGACTTCCCAGGTCGGCTCTTCGATCCAGGCGATCTGTCCGCTCTGACGCCGGCTGATCAGAATCACCGGCGCGAGCACGACGAGCGCGGTGGTGACCGATGCCGCCCATCCGATCCGCACCCGGCGATCGGTCCGGGCGGCCGCGATCACCAGGGCCAGGTGTGCGGCCAGCACGCTCAGCGACACGAGGTGGCCGAGTCCGATGCAGATCACCGAGACGCCGTACAGCGCCCACCGCCACGGCGACGGCTTGTCGCGGGCCCGGAGCAGCAGCAGGGTCGCGCCGAGCGTCGCGGCGAGGGCCGCGGCATAGGGCCGGGCCTCACCGCCGTACCGGGAGACGGCCGGCACCAGCGCGAAGAGAAGGCCCGCCAACAGACCTGTCGGCGCATCCAGCAACCGCCTGCCGACCAGCGCAAGCAGCCCGGCCGCCACACCCATCAAGATCGCCGACGGTACGCGCATGGCGGTCTCCGAGTTACCGAAGATCGCGATCCAGACGTGCATGAAGAGGTAGTACGGCAGCAGCACCAGGTCGACCTGCTCGATCAGCCGGCGCAGGTCACCGAACGGCAGAGCGCTCGCCCACCACGTCGCCTGCTCGTCCCGCCAGAACTGCCGCTGACCGATCCCGACCAGGCAGACAGTGAGCGTGAGCAGTATCGGGGCGGCCGCGAGACGTAGCCGTACAGGGAAATGGTTCTGGATCTTCAAAGCTCTCGTCAGCTCCGGCTCGATCGGGGTCGCCGAAGCTTAATGCAGGCCGCTCACTTCAGCGGGAACCCCTCTTCCTCGCCTGGATGTTTTGGACATAACTCCGTTTTCCTCTTGAAAGCCACCCCGTGGCACACAGGAGGAAGCAGTGGAGATCTGGGATCCCTTGGCCGGCGCACTCGTCACGCAGCTGATCAACGTGATGGTGGCCGCGCTCTGTGGGGTGCGGTTCCGCCGGTCGGACGCGGCGGACCTCGCGGATCCGACGGATCCGCCGGACGAGCGGTGGGTCGAGGTCCGGATGAGCTGGTGCCGGGGCCGCAGCGGCGAGCAGCCCGGCCCCGGCGAATGCCCCGGCCACGACGAGAGCG is part of the Actinoplanes missouriensis 431 genome and encodes:
- a CDS encoding cation diffusion facilitator family transporter, whose protein sequence is MDHHEHDHSAHHRLRHLLTPHSHDTADKVDNALESSREGLRALWISLAGLGVTAGLQALIVALSGSVALLGDTVHNVADALTAVPLAIAFWLGRRAATRAYTYGYGRAEDLAGVLIVAVIAASAVTSAWFAVDRLLDPRTVTHLPWVAAAGLVGFAGNEVVARYRITVGRRIGSAALVADGLHARTDGFTSLAVVLAAGGAWLGWSWADPAIGLAITVAIILVLKDAAREVYHRLMDRVDPALVDQAERALRSITGIRGVSGLRLRWIGHHLHAEAGIVVDARLSLMAAHEIAADAEHQLTHRVPRLTGATVHVDPDSHPGDDHHSALSHGRRERLTTLP
- a CDS encoding glycosyltransferase family 39 protein gives rise to the protein MKIQNHFPVRLRLAAAPILLTLTVCLVGIGQRQFWRDEQATWWASALPFGDLRRLIEQVDLVLLPYYLFMHVWIAIFGNSETAMRVPSAILMGVAAGLLALVGRRLLDAPTGLLAGLLFALVPAVSRYGGEARPYAAALAATLGATLLLLRARDKPSPWRWALYGVSVICIGLGHLVSLSVLAAHLALVIAAARTDRRVRIGWAASVTTALVVLAPVILISRRQSGQIAWIEEPTWEVLRAFPGEVFVSGPVAALVLISGLIGIGLLLTSNRTAATTLLLWTLLPPVLAYLSFDVLGLFYHRYFLFTVPAWLLAAAWALRRIFTTRRALVAAGVCAALALVATGLPQQRFVRSNAVEDEYAWKDAARWLDERLQPGDRVAYTGYVRLHRGFSYEFSRLPGTDPGEVYSRVTRHGDWWWEHDLAADPEAALTGVDRFWLVEANPRTGPLGRLRAGARAYVSEHYTVAETGSFHHLRVTLLTRHAISP